The window ATGGCGATGACCTCGGTCTTGACCAGCGCGTCCGAATTGTTTTTCGCTTCTTCCAGCTTGCCCATTTCGGCGGCCGTAAAGCCGGCAGCGCGCATGAGGTCGGTGAGCGCCACGTGCTGGTTCGAATCCGGCCGTGGCGCCTTGCCGTCGGCGGCCACGAAGTCCCAATAGATCCGTCCGTAATGTTCAGGGCGCGCCTTCTTGCCGTTGCGGATGTCGAGGATGGCTTCGTATTGCTGTTCATAGGACGGATCGCCAGTGACCACATAGGTGCGGGCCAGCCGGGTCAGATCGTCGGAGCTCTGGCGCAATTCGGTGGCCAGCAGGAAGGACGCATAGCGGCTTTCGTTGGCGGCGTTGAGCCTGGCGTCGTAGCGGTCCACGGCCAGGGCGGCCAGAACGATCAGCGTCATCAGCACGGTGATCACTGCGGTGAGCATGATGAAGATTTGGCGGATGCTGAAGCGGGAGACTAGCGAGATTTTCATGGCGGACCCCTATGTAAGATCAAGTCAATCGGGGCGGATCCTTTATCTCGCCCCGAATCGATACTGCTGAAGGCCGCATGGGCTTGACGGCGCCGTGCAACAGCTGCCACCGCCTGGCTCGTCAAAACGGCCGCTGTTCTGCCCTTGAGCTGGAACCGGGGCGCCGTCCGGGCTGGCCGCCTTCCGCGCCGCCCGTGTCTGCAACGAAGCACAAATTTCTATCAAAGAATCACAAATTCGTTATAATCAATTTAATAAACAAAATATGATTAAATTGATGGATTTAATTTACATGCGGGCGAATCTTTTTTCAAGGAAATTATTTGTGTGGATTCGCACGCTGGGTTAGCTGCGACAGCGGGGAGCGCACATGCCGCAGCCTTGGACAGGCGGGGAGAAAGGGCAAAGAGAGAAGGGGAGAAGGGGAAGCAGATTACGGGAACAACAGAGGGAATGGGCGGCGTGGCCCGGCGCGGCGCTGAAGCAGCGCCGCGCAATCCGGTCAGGGCTGGCCGGTCAGGAACTGCACCACGGCCTGGGTAAAGGCGGCGGCTTGCTGCTGGTTGGAGATATGCGCGGCATCGAACTCCACATACTGCGCTCCCGGAATGGTAGCGCGCATGAACTGTGCATCGGCCGGCGGTGTGGGCACATCGCCGCTGCCGGCAATGATCAGGGTGGGGGCGCGGATGCCGGCAATGGCCTCGCGCAGGTCATGGTCGCGCACGGCCGCACAGGCCGCGGCATAGCCTTCGGCGGGCGTGGCCAGCAACATCGCGGTCAGCGCTTGGACCTGCTGGGGATGCGCCTGGGCATACTCCGGCGTGAGCCAGCGGGACACCACCGCGCCGGCAATGGCCCCCAGGCCCTCGCGGCGGACGGTCTCGATGCGGCTGTTCCAGGCTTCGGCCGTGCCGATCTTGGCGCCGGTGTTGCAGAGGATCAGTTTGTTGATGCGCTGCGGATGATGCAC is drawn from Herbaspirillum seropedicae and contains these coding sequences:
- the pcaD gene encoding 3-oxoadipate enol-lactonase, producing MPFANVNAIRLHYQLEGDASLPVLVLSNSLGTSLSMWDPQMPQWLQHFRVLRYDTRGHGQSEVTPGECSIAQLGSDVIALLDHLGIAQAHFCGLSMGGSTFMWLAVHHPQRINKLILCNTGAKIGTAEAWNSRIETVRREGLGAIAGAVVSRWLTPEYAQAHPQQVQALTAMLLATPAEGYAAACAAVRDHDLREAIAGIRAPTLIIAGSGDVPTPPADAQFMRATIPGAQYVEFDAAHISNQQQAAAFTQAVVQFLTGQP